In Brassica napus cultivar Da-Ae chromosome C2, Da-Ae, whole genome shotgun sequence, the sequence TTACCGGTGTGTTGGAAAGACATGAAGCCTTTGAAATCAGTACATGATGTCAAGAAATACTTCAAGACGATTACTTTACGGTTTGGGAGTCAAAAGAACGGTCAGCTGTTTCAGATTCCACCCGAGTCATATCTCATTATCACTGTGAGTCTCACATATGACCTGTATATCTCAATAAAAATCCATGGCCGAGAGAGTCTGAGACTGagagtttgtgtgttttttctttttcaggaaAAAGGAAACGTGTGTTTGGGGATTCTAAACGGAACTGAGATTGGGCTTGAGAACTACAACATCATTGGGGGTAAGTAAAGAGATATAAACCAAGTTTGTTTATGTTTATTACTTTGACAACAAATGTTGATGTCTTATGGctatgtatgtgtgtgtgtgatagatatatcattccaaggGATAATGGTGATCTACGACAATGAGAAGCAGAGGATTGGATGGATTCCTTCAGACTGTGACAAGCTTCCCAAGTTCTGAACCTTCTTGTTCTCCTCtctttcttgttgttgtttccATCAAATCTACAAAACAGTTTTTTCTTTAAACAGTGGATATCAAGACAATGGAGGAGATTTGTCGTCGGAGGAGGCATATCCAAGAGGCTTTGGTTTGATAGGAGAGCTCTTCTCAGGAAAAGATGGAGAGCTTTGACACCAAGAGAAGAGTCTTTTTAGtggtgaaataaaaaaaaatgtttggttATGCTGTTTTCATAGAAGCaaggaattttttttgagtatatatatacataccccTTGTGTATGTCATCAGAAGTAATCatatactaaaaaaaataaataggatAACCTCTTTTCTAGCCAAAAATAAATAGGATAACCTCTTTTCTAGCCATGACTGGTTTGATCTTCATTACTTTTATATGTCTGATCTATTccttctctccttctctcacTCTCTTATGCATCTCTTTATTAAGTGTTCTGAAACTATGGCACTTTCGTTGCAAGTTTATTGAGAGCCCTTTACTTTCTTTACAAAATTCAATAAATCCcccttttacattttaaattaactaattcgacccttttaaaagattttcccacactcaaaacttcaaaacatgACAgagatattaagaaaaaaactctATTGGCATTAGATGTAGGAACCAAAATTTGAGAATATTACATTCTAGCCCAAACATTAAAAGAGCCAATCACGGCCCATTTCATTAAAATGGGCTTAAAATAGCCCAAACCCGACCCATTCAGCTTCGCTGGCGAGTCGCGGCGAGAACCGGAGGGAAGAGAACGACGACTTCGGCGAGTCCCATCTCGGAGAAACCGACCTCCGACTAGAAGCAGTCCACGGAGACATCGTCTCCATATCGGAACAGTACTCACGGTCCGACCTCGACCCGGTTTTTCTCCGACCACCGGTCTTGCTCTTCCTCAACCTAAACTTCGGCGTCGGAAAACACCCAAGTCCGGCGAAACCAAAGTCGGGTCTGGGTTCGGACTCGGATCCGGGTCTGACCCGGTCAGAACGGTTGAGCTGCCACCGCTCGGAGAAAGCGCGCGGGGTTGAACGGAAAGAAGGCGCCGGAGAGTAGAGTCCAGACTGCGACGGCGGCGGCGGTTTGAGCTTCGAGGGTGTACGAAATGAAGGAGCGAGAGGGGATAGAGAGCGGCTCTTGGAGCGAGAGGAGATGAAAGAAGACGACGGAGGAGATAGCGCCGGCGGGAGAAGTGGCTGGGAGTGAGACAGTGGTTTTAAACGGAGAGGAGAGAGTTTCTTGGGAGGCTGAAGAAGAGGAGTGTTTCCGTTTCCGGTACCGGGTTGAGAAACTCAGGTCTTGGGTACACCGGGTCGGACCTCCCAGCTGAAAGGAACACTTCCTGGTCTCTTGAAAGAATCATCAACGGCAGCAACAATAGCCATAGTACTGCTTTCCACAAGAAGAgagatgaaaacaaaacaaaaccaaagagATAGAGAAAGAGATGACTTGTGACTTTGGATTAAGAATTGAGTTAAATGTCTTTATATTAAGACAAAACATGAGATAAGataggagagagaaagagagatgggAGGCGAGATTAGAGGAGGTGGGTGGCGGgagagattagagaagtttATCTGTGTATTTGACTTGGTTTCTATTTGTCCCCACAATTATAGAATGGTCACCATATAATAtcatattcaattttttataactatatattattcaaattttcaaaCTCGAATTGAGATTATAATACACCCACACAAAAACCTGGAATAAAAATGCATCTTTCAATCTAGGCCATGAGAAATGCTTGTTTTATTCAGTTTTTGGGTATATAGCACATAGTATTTAACTTTTAGCAACACACATGAACAATGCTTGTTTTATTCAGTTTTGGTATATAGCACACAGTTTTTAACTTTTAGCTGATAACACATCATGAGCTTGTGATCATACATGATGTATGTATAATAACAGGACGACAGAATAAAGAGGCTACACAAGATTTCAAATATTCAAGTGCTCTAATATAGTTACAGCACGCGGTCTTTCATGATTTAGACGTGAAAGGGAGAAAAAATGAAAccaaatcaaaaaataaaactgtTGGTAATtcaaactttgaaatgatcaatGTCACAATGACTCTTTTCCCTACATGAAATGCAAAAGGTATAACCACTTGAACCTTTTTCTGTCTCGTCTGCATAAGATTCCAATTAAGtctttagagaaatattatTGGTGTTCTTTAGGTTGAGGTCTTTAAGTGTAGGATCcctttaacttttaactaaaaacgtTAAGGGACTTCTCTCAAGTCTCTCATTTAAGGGtcgttttttagtttttttagttaaaaactaagGGACCCTACgtttaaaaactcaatataaaGGACACCAATAATGATGCCCTTAAAAACTGTACAAAGGCATGATGATGACATGTGTCACATAAAGGTCAAACCAAACTTCCAACGACCACCACAGAGTCAAGAAGTGGAGCTTTATCTTGGAATTGTGGAACGAGCACAAAATTTCTATTGCTTGCCACGTTCAGGACGCACTCATCAGCGCCGGCTACAAGACTCTTTGAAGTCTTAACTCATAAAAAATGTAGATTATTATAAGATCGTTTAAACCATGGGGAACGAACATAAACTGATGAAAAATGactatcccctatatattatttgagaagcattacaacttctttttgtagccacatgtcatcactaaaatgatttttagaatcattagagaaatatgttggttcatctaattatataataagctttttattaaactaacaataaattcatcattaatgtactttattatttccttaaataaaatttacggaattgcctaatgtggctaaaatatatatgacaattaatgattttgaataatagaaatttgataaaaaatagtgtatcttctatcatatttgtttaattttaagctattaaataaattaaacaaccacaataaccatataataaaaatttagatttttatgtatatgttatttgagaagcattacaacttctttttgtagccacatgtcatcactagaatgattcttagaatcattagagaaatatgttggtccatctaattatataataagctttttatcaaactaacaataaattcatcattaatgtactttattatttccttaaataaaatttacggaattgcctaatgaggctaaaatatatatggcaattaatgattttgaataatagaaatttgataaaaaaatagtgtatcttctatcatatttgtttaattttaagctattaaataaattaaacaaccacaataaccatataataaaaatttagatttttatgtatatgttatattttgaatttttacaaacggccataaattactaaaactgttaaaagtctcacattaaaattttatgatccatggtttaaaatttttgttataacaaaatacaaatgattacaaaaattatataagtaaaaagtctaatttaattaattaataagattaatatatatatcgttttaaattaaactataaaccatataaaatacaatattttagtttcaaaatttactttgaacaatttttttgataaaagttttgaacgatcattgacaacttattttttttttaattataaattactaaaactattaatcccacaatgaaaattttgttatcagtaatttaaattttttttataaaagatacaaatgatcaaaaaactatatgagtagaaatcatcatttaatagacattaatattaaaaatatactaaaatatattatctatgttagtatcatttaaatttaataacatatcctatcaaataaaaaaaaaattggattaatacaattgatttatatgttcgcaccaatttaattatatttttaatagttactgacttttaattatttaatatatatttattattttataatatataaaaatatttaatacatataataatttatatatataatgttgatcccgcgcaaggcgcaggtcttaacctagtatataTTTAATCAGACAACAATACATCACTTGAAAGAAGTGTATCAGCATACTGCATCAGCCTCAAAAATTTCCCGATTTTCTACCATTCTTGAGGTATCTATGTCTCCCACAGATAAGTCAACATATTCACCCAcacaaaattagaaaaaattaaaactacaaAACCAAGAAATCACATATTCCACATTTAGGTTTCTTCTATCcaacatttcaaaatataaatttagacTCCAAACAATGATTGAATTATATATCGGTCTCCACATTGAGTAAAACCCTCATGAAGAAGGTTTCACTGTTGCTTTAGCAAAAGGTTTCAGTGTGTAATGTAAGAACATGAGCATTGGTGAACCCCCTCTTGGAGTTCAccaagtttttttaatatttttttggtgggATCATGTATAGTGATGAATCTCTATCTATTGTGTTGTTACATTGGTGAACCTGAAGAGAGGTtcataggaataaaataataattttttttttaatttttaacttttcaatatattgtaaatatatgaataaaatttaataatatatataataatatataaagctttattcaatacattaagattagacaacattaaaaaaattacatttttttattcaatacattgAGAAATTCAATAACATACAAAGATTATTCATCTTGATCACCAAACTTTTGCCaaatattttccattaaatcagctttcaaacgatCGTGCTTCTCTATATCTCGAACTTCTCTGCGAGAGCCTAACATATTGTGGACATGAATACTTTATCTCCTTTTCACCTTCGAACTTCTGCTTGACTCTCCGGTCTCGAACTCAGATGTATCAATTTGAGCGTATCCGTGTCGTTCGTTCTCTAcaatcatattgtgcaatatgacacaagttctcattatcttttctattttttccttcTCCCATAGTAGAGCTGGGTTTTTAACAATTGCAAACCTCGATTGCAATATTCCAAAAGCCCGTTCCACATCTTTTCTGGTGGATTCTTGACGTTTTGCAAATAGCtctgctttaggaccttgaggaagtgggatggattggataaataTTGACCAATTTGGATAAATTCCGTCAGTAAGATAGTAGGCCATACGATAAGTGTGGTTATTGACCTTGAACTTAACTTTTGGTGCTCGACCTTGtaagatgtcatcaaaaacCGGTGACCGATCGAGAACAATGATATCGTTGAGGGTACCTGGTAATCCGAAaaatgcgtgccatatccaaagatcttgtgatgccacagcttctaagacaattgtcggctttcctgaaCCACGTGTGTACTGGCCTTTCCAAACATttgggcagtttttccacttccaatgcatacaatcgatgctccCTATCATCCCTGGAAACCCGCGTACCTCTCCAACATCGAGTAATCGTTGAAGATCTTATGGTGTAGGgcttcgtagatactcatctccaaacaatTGTATTATCGCATCAGtgaaattttccaaacataGACGTGATGTACtatcaccaagtcggagatattcgtcatttCTGTCTCCCGATTGACCATATGCGGGCATACGTATagctgccgtacacttttgaagtggagATAGCCCGTACCTTCCGGAAGCATCTCTCCTTTGCTGAAAGTAGGGAACTTCACTACTTAGGCGatcgacaatgcgaaggaacaatggcttgttcattcggAAACGCCGCCTAAACATTTCAGGTGGGTATGTAGGATTTTCCATGAAATAGTCTTTCCATAGTTGATTGTGTCCTTGTTCTCGGtctctttcgatataagctcgtcTCTTCGGTTTGTTGGTTTGACCATCAACTATTGTGTCTATGAAATTATCTACTACTTCGTCGACCATTTCATCAAAAGCTTTATCTGCTTCATCACTtgatgatgaggaagacattgtTGATGAAATTTGTTGATCTTTTCCTTCTTACATAAGGCAAAAGggggtatatatttttaatttttttctcctcTATATagtatgtatttatttttttttaattttttttttgaattttaaacttataactaatatattttattttcttctatattttcataacaattttgtttcttgattagggttttatatttgaaatgttcaatttttttttcttgattagggttttatatttgaaatgaacaaattttttttcttgattagggttttatatttgaaacgaacacttttttttttcttgattagggttttatatttgaaatggacactttttttttcttgattagggttttatatttgaaatgaacaaatttttttttcttgattagggttttatatttgaaatgaacaaatttttttttcttgattagggttttatatttgaaatgaacactttttttttcttgattagggttttatatttgaaatgaacacttttttttcttgattagggttttatattttcataacactttttttttcttgattagggttttaaatttgaaatgaacaattttttttcttgattagggttttatatttgaaatgaacaatttttttttcttgaataggGTTTTATTAAAGccaagttttgaacaaaactAACCTGAATGTTTGATGACAAGTAGAGGTTGAGAAGAATCAAAGGCAGTGGTGATCGTGGTTGAGATGAATAGAAGGCAGTGGTGAATGGTTTTGTGAGAACAATGAAAGGCAGTGGTGAATCCAAGTTTTGTGAGAacaatgaaacaaaattttacatataacAAGATTTGATGCAGAACTTGAAGTGAACTAGAgttcatatatatagagagacaaGTTTTTAACATATGAGTGATTCAAGTTTCACGGGTACATACACCCGTGAGTACAAAAGAGAACATGTGGGTACATACACCCTTAAAATCCGATGAACCTAAAACAAGTGTAGAATGAGACAAAATACTACACTCCCGTGAATCAAACCTACACCTACAAGCATCAACCCATGACCTGACATTACCTACACCTACAAGCAGAACCCCGTGACCTGGTACATAAAGAAACCGAGACTATCTTACAAGCATCCACCTCCACACGCATCCACCTGCAACCCGTGACCAACAAAGCAATACATACTGTTAGCATTTGGTTCAGATATATCATAATCAATATACTTAAAGCAACATAAGTTCACATTAACCAATAACCTACtcaaaaattcattaaaaaagtAGCCTCTCACCAAATCAAAGCATTTCAGagattagtttatttttttgacaCACTTCTTGAGCAGAAAGTGTATCTTCATTTCTTGCTAGCAACCGGTCAAGGATTTTCTGTTTGGATATGTGATTTTTCACGGCTAATATGCTCTCAATCTGATCAAATGCTGCTTCATTCCCGTGCTTCTTTCGTTTGGATGCTTTGCTAGCCTTAACACCAGGTGGCCTAACATCTTCCTCCGCAGCCACCTCCTCCGCAGGttccttccttttctcctttGCACCCTCTCTCCACAAAGAATGTGATCTCCAATTTTGATCAAACCTAAGCTCTCTCCAACAATGTTCCAGTGTGAACTTGACATGGTAGTCATTAAAGAAGATGTCATGTGCAGCCTTCATGACATCATTCTCTTTTTGTCCACTCGCCTGCTCCTTCAAAGCGGCTTCATGGCTTCTCACAAACTTGCACACCTGCTCATTCACccttccccacctctgcttacattgACTCCACTCCCTAGGAACGGAGCCAACAAGCAGAGGGCTAGCATTTACATACTCCTCTATTCGCTTCCAAAAAGCTCCTGCCTTTTGCTCATTACTCACGATTGGATCCTTGCTGGTGTTGAGCCAAGCACTGATCAGCACCACATCTTCTTTCGTTGTCCACTTTCACCTTTCAGCAGGTTTAGGAACCTCTAAACACCCTAAATCTATTGGCTGACTGCTCTGGGAAGTGAGTAGGTTTACAAAACCGGGAGAGTTAAGGGAAAAAGGATCCATTTGGTTTTcgataaaagtttttaaaatttggtttgtgtttttagatgtggattgcgtGGATTGCTTATGTTTTTAAAGTAGTATTGTGTTAGAAAGGACAAGAAAATTAAACATACTCTAACTACCAAACATTGATTACAGTTAATTACACAACAAGTACTACACAGATAGCATTCAATAAacatcaaatcattttttttaaagtcgaCCATTCATTACGCAACCAACCAAACCGGCAATTGTACTCTAAGCAGTGTAGTTAAGCAgtgtagataatttttttaaagtcgACCATTCATTACGTCTACCAAGCTACCAGTGTAGTTAAGCAGTGTAGATTAAGTGTTACCTTTTCTTTTTCAGTCGAAGCAGAGCTTCTCCAAGTCCGCCACCTGCACAGAGGGGTTATAAACCTATCCATTGAGGTTATCAACCTGCACAGTTAGGTCTTTAACCTCTGTCTGGACATGAAAACAACAATGACATTGTGTTAGTCACTTAATAAAATCTgaagaaaaatatgacaaaattattaaaaaaaatttaagtgacTTTACCTCCAGTCTCTCAATCTGTTTATTGAGCTCCGGCATCCACTTGATCACCATCTCAACCTCCTCCACACGCCTACTGAGACGTTCGATATGCTCCTCGACACCAATCACCCAAGGCTGACGATAATGtaacccatcagccttgtttACAACTAAAACACATATCAGAATCTCGTATGAAAATCAAATAATCATTCGAAATAAGTGAAATGAGAAGAAGCGCTTCCCAGGAAGAGTGTCATAGTCGTCCTTCCCCCGAACCTCGTGAATGATTGTCCCACCACAGGGACACCTCGTCGGAATACCGTATTCTGAATCAGCCACGTATCCTACCATATCGATGTACTCCTTTTGCCTTTttgtctctcttctctcttctgcgGGATCCATCTGTACCAGAAACATAAATGATTAGAACAAAATCACCAGTAAATCGCAAACACAAACTCGATTACGAACCCTAACTagaaacccccaaatcgatttcaaaTCCCAGATaaacaaaccctaaatcgaaCCCGCATGACGATTTCAAAccataaatcaaaaccccatATCAATTTTGAACCCTCCCtcgaaacccccaaatcgatttagATTCACTGACAACGCTTTGGAGCCCAAATCCGTTAAATCAAACCGTGAAAGTTATCGATACTGACCTCAGCTCGTCGAGGAGGGAGTCCGACGTCGATTAGAACCACTAAATCACCCACAGTCGGCGTCGCACGAGAAATCGCCTCCGAGAACGAGAAACCCTAGTTTTCGAAAGGAGAAGAGAAAATGAATCCTCTCACGCGAATCCCTTTTTTTCTCCGCTTCGACGCGATATCGCGTGGCCACTGCTTCGTCGACATGTGCCATGAACCCGTATTATACGGGTTCACTCCCATGAACCGGATCACCGATTTaaacccattttttttttttttttttaatttcgggCAATATGATACCGAGCCATGACCTGTTCTAAATACGTCGATGCGCATGCTCTAAGTTTCCCGCTCAACAATAGTGGGTCCCATATATTAGTCCAATCGCGTACGTCGTAACGGTTTTTGACTTCATCCAACGGCCAGgattaattcattttttattaataaatagaaatagtaACTCCCTGAGtctattttcttcttcgttGTTCATCGTCTTCTCGCTCaagatctctctctccctcgCAGAAGAGAAACCCTAACTCATCTCACCGGAGAACGACGCCACCGCCGCCGAATCGTAGATCCTCCACTTCCTCGTCAACAAAAATGTCTTCCTCGTCGTCATCGAGGAATCTACCCAAGGAGAATAATCCACTTTCTCGTCCGAGCGTATCCAAGACTCGAGCCCCACTCGGCGACGTCGTAAACCGCCGTAATCCCCTCGGAGACATCACAAATCAGAAGAACGGATCTAGAATCTCCGCTCCGTCTTCTACTCTCGTAAGTtaaaacttcttcttcttcttctttttcccgccgagaaaattagggttttagggtttacaaTCTGTTAAAATTCGTTCGTTTATTGAAGGTGCATTGTTCAAATAAGATCGGGAAATCGAAGAAAGGCGTCGAAACCTCCCAAGCTAAACGCGAAATCGAACGTACGCGTTCCTTACGAAGACATCGAATCGCCTCAACGTAAAGCAGAGTCAGATTTGGGaggaaatgatgatgatgaggttGATGATATTGATAGTAACCTTGTGGATCCACAGCTTTGTGGTGCCTTTGCTTGCGATATCTACGAGCATTTGCGTTCATCCGAGGTTAGAATCGCTTTATGAATTTAACAACTAAACTTGCTCTGTTTCTGAACTTGCTTGTTGTGTGGAATGCAGGTAAAGAAAAGGCCTGCTTTTGATTACATGGAGAGTGTTCAGTCAAACATCAATGCTAGCATGCGTACTATACTCATTGACTGGCTCGTGGAGGTAAAGCGTTCATTAAAAGCAAGGAATGTAGTTTGGATTTGATGAGGCAAGAAAGAACGTTTCTTTATAGACTTTGGACTCTTTTAGGTGTTGATGTATGATTTTTTCATGAAACTACAGGTTGCTGAAGAGTATAGGCTTTTGCCTGAGACGTTGTATTTGGCGGTGAACTGTTTGGACCGTTATCTTTCAGGGAATGTGATTACCAAGCAAAACCTGCAGTTGCTTGGTGTTTCATGCATGATGATTGCAGCGTGagaaatctataaatttaactCTGAGGTTTCATACTTTGGTTTCTTCAATAGTTTGCATTTTGAACTTGTGGACGTAATGATTTTTGCAGAAAATATGAAGAAGTGTGTGTGCCTCAAGTGGAGAGTTTCTGTTACATCACTGATAACACGTACTCAAGAAACGAAGTTTGTGCTTTCGATTTCCGTGGACAAACTCTTCTTCTTGTGGGTTTCACATCGTTAACCTTATATCTTACCAGCTTTTGGAGATGGAGTCGTCTGTTCTGAATTACCTTAAGTTCGAAACTTCGAATTAACAACTCCAACAGCAAAATGTTTCTTGAGGTAGCTTCTGATCATATTGTTGTTATTTCTATCTTTGTGTGTACGTGTGTGTGTTCCCTGCTGATCTGGACTTATAAAAATGGTGGTTAATTAGGCGCTTTGTTCGTGCTGCTAAAGGCAAAACGGAGGTATAGTGTTATATAACAATTGAAGATGAGCTATTTGCTCATTTGGTGATTGGTTATATACGTTTCTAACTGTTTATTTCTGTCTAATTAGGTTCCATTACTGCTGTTTGAGTCACTAGCGAGCTATCTCAGCGAATTATCTCTCTTAGATTACGCTATGCTTCGCTACGCTCCATCACTTGTCGCAGCCTCTGCAGTGTTCTTGGCACGATACATATTACACCCTTCAAGAAAACCATGGGTATGACAAAGAAACTGTATTTACATTCCTGTTTTCTCCAGTACTGCTTTGTTCTCAGCGTTCTAACCAACCTGTTAAAATTTGGCTTTTCACAGAGCTCTACGTTAGAGCATTACACATCGTACAGGGCTAAACATCTGGAAGCATGAGTTAAGAATCTTCTTCAGCTATGTCATGAGAGTCCCTCAGCCGATATAGTTGCAGTCAGAAAGAAGTACAGTCAAGACAAAGTAACAAAACACTCcaacttcttttgtttttattattagtaACTTCAAATAAGATACTTGAAATGTTTACtgttgtttttctatttttttcgcAGTACAAATTTGCAGCAAAGAAGTTTTGCCCCACCTCACTGCCACAAGAGCTCTTCCTCTGATTGTgcttccttttgttttttttcctcgTCTTGTTGATAGTAACTCATTGGGTCAGACCAAATGTATTCAGTTCGATTGATGTGTAGGACCAATGTAATGAacataaaacaataataataaaaaaagtagaaaaaaacACAGCTACAGCAGTGATAAGATTCCAAAACTTCTGGTCTTATGGGGATGCTTTTGACGGCCTGGTTGTGGGTTGATGTGCCCTGGTTTCCCCGAAGAACCAACACCATTCTTTGGTTTAATTCCGAGACGTTTTGAagttgttgaatttttttgcggCTAACTTGATTCATATATCCCAAGTTGGTTGGAATTGCATATGTCGGAGAAACTAGTAATCTAGAAGACATTGGTAACCACAATGTCCCTATGGTTGCA encodes:
- the LOC125582171 gene encoding uncharacterized protein LOC125582171, giving the protein MSSSSSSDEADKAFDEMVDEVVDNFIDTIVDGQTNKPKRRAYIERDREQGHNQLWKDYFMENPTYPPEMFRRRFRMNKPLFLRIVDRLSSEVPYFQQRRDASGRYGLSPLQKCTAAIRMPAYGQSGDRNDEYLRLGDSTSRLCLENFTDAIIQLFGDEYLRSPTP
- the LOC125582172 gene encoding glutathione S-transferase T3-like; the protein is MDPFSLNSPGFVNLLTSQSSQPIDLGCLEVPKPAESKDPIVSNEQKAGAFWKRIEEYVNASPLLVGSVPREWSQCKQRWGRVNEQVCKFVRSHEAALKEQASGQKENDVMKAAHDIFFNDYHVKFTLEHCWRELRFDQNWRSHSLWREGAKEKRKEPAEEVAAEEDVRPPGVKASKASKRKKHGNEAAFDQIESILAVKNHISKQKILDRLLARNEDTLSAQEYIDYDISEPNANSMYCFVGHGLQVDACGGGCL